One genomic segment of Helianthus annuus cultivar XRQ/B chromosome 14, HanXRQr2.0-SUNRISE, whole genome shotgun sequence includes these proteins:
- the LOC110908704 gene encoding probable U3 small nucleolar RNA-associated protein 11, translating into MSSLRNAVQRRAHKERAQPKERKRFGLLEKHKDYVVRAKAFHKKEDYLQKLKEKAANRNPDEFYFKMINSKTVNGVHKSGGDSDKYTEEELLLMKTQDIGYILQKLQAEKKKIERLTATLHSLDSQPSNKHVYYAEDREDAKRILSETKSVGGLPAFEDLPESIKRKTASSYRQLEDRKNRVQELEKVYNEMALKQELRKKGKKRKLREDEIVCPTSRPVYKWRTERKR; encoded by the exons ATGTCGTCCCTAAGGAATGCTGTTCAGAGACGGGCCCACAAGGAACGAGCTCAACC aaaagaaagaaaaagatttGGGCTTCTTGAGAAACACAAGGACTATGTTGTCCGTGCAAAAGCCTTCCATAAAAAAGAGGATTACTTGCAG AAACTCAAGGAAAAGGCAGCAAATAGGAATCCAGATGAGTTCTACTTTAAGATGATCAACTCCAAAACCGTTAATGGAGTTCATAAATCAGG GGGTGATTCAGACAAATACACTGAAGAGGAACTGTTGCTGATGAAGACACAAGATATAGGTTATATCTTGCAGAAACTTCAAGCTGAAAAAAAG AAAATTGAAAGGCTAACTGCAACACTGCACTCACTTGATTCTCAGCCGTCAAACAAGCATGTATACTATGCTGAAGATAG GGAGGATGCTAAGAGAATATTATCAGAAACAAAGAGTGTTGGAGGATTGCCAGCTTTCGAGGATTTGCCTGAAAGCATCAAAAG AAAGACGGCTTCTTCATACAGACAGCTGGAAGACAGGAAAAACCGAGTGCAAGAGTTGGAGAAAGTTTATAATGAAATGGCATTGAAACAAGAATTACGG AAAAAGGGTAAAAAACGAAAGCTGCGTGAAGACGAGATCGTGTGTCCAACTTCTAGACCAGTATACAAGTGGAGAACCGAACGTAAACGTTAA